A genomic stretch from Halalkalibacillus sediminis includes:
- a CDS encoding 5-formyltetrahydrofolate cyclo-ligase: MYKSSFRAVGKRLLKHISKETKTEKMDAITDAVMNTSIWQNANTIACTIPRSIELDTHKLIEQAWMQQKQVVIPKCYPENDNQMTFYQYTSREELENVYLDLYEPLADEKKLTNKRDIDLIIVPGLLFDKEGFRIGYGGGYYDRYLEDYNGQTISIAMDEQIVPHLPYDSFDQPVQTIITDKKIITPL, translated from the coding sequence ATGTACAAGTCCTCATTTAGAGCAGTCGGAAAAAGATTACTTAAACATATATCTAAAGAAACAAAAACGGAAAAGATGGATGCTATTACAGATGCAGTCATGAACACTTCCATCTGGCAAAACGCAAATACCATTGCTTGTACTATACCTAGATCTATAGAACTTGATACACATAAACTGATTGAACAAGCTTGGATGCAACAAAAACAAGTAGTTATTCCAAAATGTTATCCTGAAAATGATAATCAAATGACCTTTTATCAATACACTAGCCGTGAAGAACTCGAAAATGTATATCTTGATTTGTATGAACCCCTAGCAGATGAGAAAAAGCTGACGAATAAACGGGACATTGATCTGATTATCGTTCCAGGCTTACTATTCGATAAGGAAGGTTTCAGAATCGGTTATGGTGGCGGGTATTACGATCGCTATTTAGAAGATTACAATGGACAAACTATTTCTATCGCCATGGACGAGCAAATAGTGCCCCATCTCCCCTACGATTCTTTCGACCAACCAGTTCAAACAATAATCACAGACAAAAAAATCATCACACCATTATAA
- the ispG gene encoding flavodoxin-dependent (E)-4-hydroxy-3-methylbut-2-enyl-diphosphate synthase, whose amino-acid sequence MSTITHRKDTRPVRVGNVVIGGKDEVIIQSMTTTKTHDVEATVKEIHRLEEAGCQVVRVACPDDRAAEAIPEIKKQINIPLVVDIHFDYRLALKAIEGGADKIRINPGNIGKRERVEAVVNAAKAKGIPIRIGVNAGSLERHLIEKYGYPTPEAMVESALEHIKILEDLDFHDIVVSLKASDVHLAIKAYEMAAKEIQYPIHLGITESGTLFAGTVKSAAGLGAILSKGIGSTLRISLSADPVEEVKVARELLKSFGLAANAATLISCPTCGRIEIDLISIANDVEEYIQKIKAPIKVAVLGCAVNGPGEAREADIGIAGARGEGLLFRHGEIIRKVPEEIMVDELKKEVDKLAEEHYKKQKEEEEAQNA is encoded by the coding sequence ATGTCTACGATTACACATCGAAAAGATACCAGACCCGTGCGTGTCGGCAATGTCGTCATCGGCGGTAAGGATGAAGTAATTATACAATCAATGACTACCACTAAAACACATGATGTTGAAGCAACAGTCAAAGAAATTCACCGTTTAGAAGAAGCTGGTTGTCAGGTCGTCCGAGTGGCTTGCCCAGATGACCGAGCTGCTGAAGCTATTCCAGAAATCAAGAAGCAAATCAATATACCACTAGTAGTCGATATACACTTCGACTATCGTTTAGCTTTAAAAGCAATCGAAGGTGGGGCAGATAAAATCCGTATCAACCCTGGTAACATTGGTAAACGCGAACGTGTTGAAGCTGTCGTGAACGCTGCCAAAGCTAAGGGGATTCCTATTCGTATCGGGGTCAACGCTGGATCGCTTGAAAGACATCTGATTGAAAAATACGGTTACCCTACACCTGAAGCAATGGTTGAAAGTGCTTTAGAGCATATTAAAATTTTGGAAGACCTAGACTTTCATGACATCGTTGTTTCCTTAAAAGCATCTGACGTTCATTTAGCGATTAAAGCATACGAAATGGCTGCTAAAGAAATTCAATATCCGATTCATTTGGGTATCACAGAATCAGGTACACTTTTTGCAGGAACAGTCAAAAGTGCTGCTGGTTTAGGTGCAATTTTAAGTAAAGGGATTGGAAGTACACTTCGCATATCTTTAAGTGCCGACCCTGTGGAGGAAGTAAAAGTAGCAAGGGAGTTACTGAAATCCTTTGGTTTAGCTGCAAACGCAGCAACACTTATTTCATGCCCTACTTGTGGAAGAATCGAAATCGACTTGATATCGATCGCAAACGATGTGGAAGAATATATTCAGAAAATCAAGGCTCCTATCAAAGTGGCCGTCCTTGGCTGCGCAGTGAATGGACCAGGTGAAGCGCGTGAAGCTGATATAGGTATCGCTGGTGCCCGTGGAGAAGGTTTACTCTTCAGACACGGAGAGATCATCAGAAAGGTTCCTGAGGAGATAATGGTCGATGAACTGAAGAAAGAAGTCGATAAGTTAGCCGAAGAACATTATAAAAAGCAAAAAGAAGAAGAAGAGGCACAAAACGCATAA
- a CDS encoding Na/Pi cotransporter family protein, with translation MIDASVQEMIFLFLGGLGIFLFGIKFMSEGLQKTAGDKLRDILDRFTSNPLLGILAGIIVTILIQSSSGTTVLTIGLVNAGFMTLRQAIGVIMGANIGTTATAFIIGFDISAYALPIIFVGMLMLFFFKNKRITYLGQTVFGFGALFYGLELMGEGMSPLRSVQSFQDLTVTMSETPILGVVIGTVFTVIVQSSSATIGILQQLFSEGAIESLDAALPVLFGDNIGTTVTAALAAIGASIAAKRAAAVHVLFNLIGATIFLILLVPFTSLVEYLRDILALEPKMTIAFAHGIFNVSNTILQFPFIAAFAVLVTKIIPGKDSVIDYKPRNLDPIFIEQSPSVAVTQAKAESIHMGEIAVHGLEETKNYLNSNQPKHAEVAYQLEDALNNLDKKITNYLTQISSESITEADSNTHSAVVDVVRDIERIGDHFENIVELNDYKITNKVHLTDQAIEDLNEMFNLTLLTVQEALNSFEQMDEELAKSVMKKEDEIDKMERVYRKKHIMRLNEGLCSGTAGIVFVDIISNLERIGDHALNIAQEVTGKPE, from the coding sequence ATGATCGATGCTAGTGTTCAAGAAATGATATTCTTATTCCTTGGTGGACTGGGGATATTCTTGTTCGGTATCAAATTTATGAGTGAAGGTTTACAAAAAACTGCAGGGGATAAACTTCGAGATATTCTTGATCGTTTTACTAGTAATCCATTGTTAGGGATATTAGCAGGTATAATAGTAACGATCTTAATTCAATCAAGTTCTGGGACAACAGTTTTAACAATTGGTCTTGTAAACGCAGGTTTTATGACACTTAGACAAGCTATTGGTGTTATCATGGGTGCCAACATTGGTACCACAGCAACAGCGTTTATTATTGGATTTGATATCTCAGCTTATGCGTTACCTATTATCTTTGTAGGTATGTTGATGTTATTCTTCTTTAAAAATAAAAGAATCACATACTTGGGACAAACTGTATTCGGGTTCGGAGCCCTATTCTACGGTTTAGAACTGATGGGTGAAGGAATGAGTCCGTTACGCTCGGTACAATCATTCCAAGATTTAACTGTAACTATGAGTGAAACACCGATCTTAGGTGTTGTAATCGGTACAGTCTTCACAGTAATTGTCCAAAGTTCTTCTGCGACAATTGGGATTTTGCAGCAGTTATTTTCTGAAGGAGCAATTGAATCCTTAGATGCTGCTCTACCTGTATTATTTGGTGATAATATTGGTACTACTGTTACTGCAGCTTTAGCTGCAATTGGTGCGAGTATAGCTGCGAAAAGAGCTGCAGCTGTCCATGTGTTATTTAATTTAATTGGTGCTACTATTTTTCTTATTCTCTTAGTTCCGTTCACTTCTTTGGTGGAGTATTTAAGAGATATACTGGCACTAGAACCTAAAATGACAATTGCTTTCGCTCACGGGATTTTCAATGTTTCAAACACAATTTTACAATTCCCATTCATTGCAGCGTTCGCAGTTCTTGTGACTAAAATTATTCCTGGTAAAGATAGCGTCATTGATTATAAACCAAGGAACCTTGACCCCATCTTCATTGAGCAATCGCCATCGGTTGCTGTGACACAAGCTAAAGCTGAATCGATTCACATGGGTGAAATCGCAGTTCACGGTTTAGAAGAGACAAAAAATTATCTAAACAGTAACCAGCCGAAACATGCTGAAGTTGCCTATCAATTAGAAGATGCGTTGAATAACTTAGATAAAAAAATAACCAATTATTTAACCCAAATTTCAAGTGAGTCAATCACTGAAGCGGATAGTAACACACATTCAGCTGTTGTTGATGTTGTCCGTGATATAGAGAGAATCGGTGACCACTTTGAAAACATTGTAGAGTTGAATGATTACAAAATCACAAATAAAGTTCATTTGACAGACCAAGCAATTGAAGATTTAAATGAAATGTTCAACCTCACACTCTTAACTGTTCAAGAAGCTCTAAATTCATTCGAACAGATGGATGAGGAATTAGCTAAATCAGTTATGAAGAAAGAGGATGAAATCGATAAAATGGAACGCGTATACAGAAAGAAACACATTATGCGTTTAAATGAAGGATTATGCTCAGGCACAGCCGGAATCGTATTTGTAGATATCATCAGTAACCTTGAGCGTATCGGTGACCACGCATTAAATATCGCGCAAGAAGTAACTGGAAAGCCTGAATAA
- a CDS encoding DUF1189 family protein, whose amino-acid sequence MKKINMFKRFYWSLLQFKKVSALRIEKVGKSIGFVFFLMMLLTFPYAINLTLDATQALSSIEKASETEDSTFTYNEEEQSADEEIIFENDSLIITTVEDDFTSKKNILFLNHNQGMLKTPSNSYSFMYSSMFSEGETFTLDDLHSELANFIYVLLILSVVTFYLLSTTVKFVEVSLLSLGGLMGNKSMKRNLNYAQIWKLSAYAVTVPSIVVFIYDRFASQQMISGFLFWIGSFVILYFISSFVPKKAK is encoded by the coding sequence TTGAAAAAGATAAATATGTTTAAAAGATTTTATTGGAGTCTACTCCAGTTCAAGAAAGTTTCTGCTTTAAGAATAGAAAAAGTCGGGAAGTCAATCGGATTTGTGTTCTTCTTGATGATGCTCTTGACATTTCCCTATGCAATCAACCTTACTTTGGATGCAACTCAGGCGTTAAGTTCTATCGAAAAAGCTTCTGAGACAGAAGACTCAACCTTTACATATAATGAGGAAGAACAATCAGCTGATGAAGAGATTATATTTGAAAATGATTCATTGATTATTACTACTGTAGAAGATGATTTCACTTCCAAGAAAAATATTTTATTCCTTAATCATAACCAAGGCATGTTAAAAACACCTTCGAATTCATATTCATTTATGTATAGCAGTATGTTTTCGGAAGGTGAAACTTTTACTTTGGATGATCTTCATTCAGAATTAGCAAACTTCATTTATGTACTATTGATCTTATCAGTCGTCACATTTTATTTATTATCAACTACGGTGAAGTTCGTGGAAGTAAGCTTGTTATCACTAGGTGGACTCATGGGTAACAAATCTATGAAACGCAATTTGAATTATGCTCAAATTTGGAAACTGTCAGCATACGCAGTAACTGTTCCTAGTATTGTTGTTTTCATATATGATCGATTTGCTTCTCAACAAATGATATCTGGCTTTCTATTTTGGATAGGGAGTTTTGTGATTTTATACTTCATTTCTTCGTTCGTGCCAAAGAAAGCCAAATAA
- a CDS encoding NfeD family protein, translating into MFIETALGAFLITAVAMFFLFGELIVKLKGLGAILGLGAITFYFSGHLSSFDLIWIMVTFAVGLLMVILDGKFINDGTIGVLGFIILIFSVGFAAPNWLLAVYSITGVIIGAFGSLFLMKVLPKRGMWTKIALFDQMTSDKGYNSMNDSYKELLNQEGITSTDLRPTGSIRVNDQEYSAVSKGKWIEKGKKVQVTNVDGTKILVEEI; encoded by the coding sequence ATGTTTATCGAAACAGCTTTAGGTGCTTTTTTAATAACTGCAGTTGCTATGTTTTTCCTATTTGGCGAGTTGATTGTGAAGCTAAAAGGACTTGGCGCAATTCTTGGTTTAGGTGCGATTACATTTTATTTTTCGGGTCATCTTTCATCATTCGACCTGATTTGGATCATGGTTACTTTTGCAGTAGGTCTGTTAATGGTAATTCTAGATGGAAAATTTATAAATGATGGAACAATTGGAGTACTTGGGTTTATCATTCTCATTTTTTCTGTCGGTTTTGCAGCTCCAAATTGGTTATTAGCTGTATATAGTATAACAGGGGTTATTATAGGTGCATTTGGGAGTTTATTTTTAATGAAAGTGCTTCCGAAAAGGGGCATGTGGACGAAAATTGCTTTGTTTGACCAGATGACCAGTGACAAAGGGTATAATTCCATGAATGATTCTTATAAAGAACTACTCAACCAAGAAGGAATAACTTCAACTGACTTGAGACCTACAGGATCCATTCGAGTGAACGATCAAGAATATAGTGCAGTTTCTAAAGGGAAATGGATAGAGAAAGGGAAAAAAGTTCAAGTGACCAATGTGGATGGTACGAAAATTTTAGTGGAAGAAATATAA
- a CDS encoding peptidoglycan D,D-transpeptidase FtsI family protein codes for MTRKKSKSHLPLRLNILFFAIFLLFSMLILQLGVVQILYGQDAQEELDRTERVVSETPVPRGKLYDRNGNLLVDNEAKFAITYTPQRNVQPEDNLEVARKLEPYIEMDTSSVNQRSIEDYWILLNREEAYSRLSDEEKEQSDRDQYYSMLDKIEEEDLEGISEKEMEIIAIKHELDQAYELTPRIIKKDNISKEEYAVIAENLGKLPGINVTTDWEREYLYDGTFRNYIGSLTTAKQGLPRTELDYYMSRNYSRNDRVGRSGLEEQYELLLSGKKEIREHITNANGQVINSNLIREGERGKDLRLSVDIELQEQVDEIVRDELQNAINQHPYENRYLKDAMVVMMDPNTGELLAVSGQSRSEEDGEDVYRDESFRAFYDSHLPGSTVKGATVLAGYESGVLSVGETMRDRPITISTDTKGSYRPIGTINDLGAIKQSSNVYMFFVGLRLGGEFREKYNFDTVTYNREGFYELQSYFAQFGLGVETRVDFPFEEDGVEGNGARPGDLMDLAIGQNEAYTALQMAQYVSTIANGGYRMQPHLVSQIHQPTKEDSLGPIYEKNEPTVLNRIDMEDRLIERVQEGFRQVMQESGGTAYRHFNDAEYEPAGKTGTAQEYVYPGDNQRIMVYNLSLVGYAPHDEPEVAFSVLVPYTGTDSEYQINKNIGRRILDAYFDLKEKRQTGAIEEAEEEQEEEETETDTTE; via the coding sequence ATGACAAGAAAGAAAAGTAAATCACATCTACCTCTTCGGTTAAATATATTGTTTTTTGCTATATTTTTGCTATTCTCCATGTTGATTCTTCAATTGGGAGTTGTGCAGATACTATATGGACAAGACGCACAAGAGGAATTGGATCGTACGGAACGGGTCGTAAGTGAAACCCCTGTACCTAGAGGTAAATTGTATGATCGAAATGGAAATTTATTAGTTGATAATGAAGCTAAGTTTGCTATTACATACACACCACAAAGGAATGTGCAGCCAGAGGACAATTTAGAAGTTGCAAGGAAATTAGAACCTTATATAGAGATGGATACAAGTTCAGTGAATCAGCGGAGCATTGAAGATTATTGGATATTACTGAATCGAGAGGAAGCTTATTCAAGGTTATCTGACGAAGAGAAAGAACAAAGTGATAGGGATCAATACTATTCTATGTTAGATAAAATTGAAGAAGAGGATCTAGAAGGAATCTCAGAAAAAGAAATGGAAATCATCGCTATCAAACATGAGCTGGATCAAGCTTATGAATTAACACCTAGAATTATCAAAAAAGATAATATCTCTAAAGAAGAGTATGCTGTTATTGCGGAAAATTTAGGTAAGCTTCCAGGGATAAACGTAACGACTGATTGGGAACGAGAGTACTTGTATGATGGGACCTTCAGAAACTATATCGGGAGTCTTACTACAGCAAAGCAAGGCTTGCCTAGGACGGAATTGGATTACTATATGTCTAGGAATTACAGTCGTAATGATCGTGTCGGCAGAAGTGGTCTAGAAGAACAATATGAATTATTATTAAGCGGTAAAAAAGAAATCCGCGAACATATCACTAACGCTAATGGTCAGGTTATTAATTCAAATCTTATTCGTGAGGGTGAAAGAGGCAAAGACTTACGATTGTCTGTGGATATTGAATTGCAGGAACAAGTGGACGAAATTGTACGGGATGAATTACAAAACGCCATTAATCAGCATCCATACGAGAATCGCTATTTGAAAGATGCTATGGTAGTCATGATGGACCCGAATACTGGTGAGCTTCTCGCAGTTTCCGGTCAGAGTCGCAGCGAAGAAGATGGGGAGGACGTTTATAGAGATGAATCTTTCCGAGCTTTTTATGACTCGCATTTGCCAGGTTCGACAGTCAAAGGTGCAACAGTGCTTGCAGGTTATGAATCTGGCGTTTTGAGTGTGGGTGAAACTATGCGAGACCGACCTATCACCATTTCTACTGACACTAAAGGTTCTTATAGACCGATTGGGACAATCAATGACTTAGGGGCAATCAAACAGTCATCAAACGTTTATATGTTTTTTGTAGGGCTAAGACTAGGTGGAGAATTCAGGGAAAAATATAATTTTGATACGGTAACTTATAACCGTGAAGGTTTTTACGAATTACAAAGTTATTTTGCTCAGTTTGGTTTAGGTGTTGAAACTAGAGTGGACTTCCCATTTGAAGAAGATGGTGTAGAAGGTAATGGTGCTCGACCAGGTGATTTGATGGACTTAGCTATTGGCCAGAACGAGGCATATACAGCTCTTCAAATGGCTCAATATGTATCCACCATTGCTAACGGAGGTTATCGAATGCAACCTCACTTAGTGAGTCAAATCCATCAACCGACTAAGGAAGATTCTTTAGGACCTATATACGAGAAGAATGAACCAACTGTATTGAACCGAATCGATATGGAAGATCGATTGATCGAACGTGTTCAAGAAGGCTTCCGTCAAGTAATGCAGGAATCTGGAGGAACTGCATATAGGCACTTTAATGATGCTGAATATGAGCCAGCTGGTAAAACAGGTACCGCGCAGGAATATGTCTATCCGGGGGATAACCAACGTATCATGGTATATAACTTGTCACTGGTAGGGTATGCACCTCATGACGAGCCAGAAGTTGCTTTTTCAGTTCTAGTTCCATATACAGGAACCGATTCTGAATACCAGATCAACAAAAATATCGGTCGCAGAATTCTCGATGCTTATTTTGATCTCAAAGAGAAACGTCAAACTGGAGCAATTGAGGAAGCTGAAGAAGAGCAGGAAGAAGAAGAGACAGAAACTGATACAACAGAATAA
- a CDS encoding rhomboid family protein, translating into MYVTEQYLLLKTVDTLQQKYGFRTLFISDARDEFLLEKYDRRINHVICIRRKTFDWSNQLKQDIDSYLRKFYQQPQLFRGKETRFSIVYVSNLKPVDSWEHLSKTMRLKGRKNATVTTYFVDEYEGLEELGKLTNTIDKNDNWKMEALPPISEQERQMVYLEQKIVAIHQHNQRKFEEIFQFGKTKWTFVLIIINLIVFFLMETQGSSTNSLHLIDWGAKYNYAISEGEIWRFLTSMFLHIGIFHLMMNMIALYFLGEITEKIYGSKRFLFIYFLAGFTGGIASYATNDAVAAGASGAIFGLFGALLFFGLHYKELFFQTMGRSLLIIIGINIVFGLAVPQIDNGAHIGGLIGGFIASQIIHLPKKTEGTKQVVAIIGLITLMSAMFLYGSQQTSASENPQTMAAIAQEYVESERYAELIDWSTDRIDQGIEHEFVYFYRAVAYLETDRLDAAEDDLFRSIEINEDFAEAHYNLSVISERENEIGMALEHVRKAIELQPANEQFKQYEKELSQKSTSG; encoded by the coding sequence TTGTATGTAACAGAACAATACTTGTTGCTTAAAACTGTAGACACTCTACAGCAAAAATATGGATTCAGAACTTTATTCATATCAGATGCACGCGATGAATTTTTATTAGAAAAATATGATCGCCGTATTAATCATGTCATATGTATAAGAAGAAAAACATTTGACTGGTCTAATCAACTTAAGCAAGATATAGATTCATACTTGAGAAAATTTTATCAGCAACCTCAACTGTTCCGAGGAAAAGAAACACGATTCAGCATTGTTTATGTTTCTAATTTGAAACCAGTTGATTCGTGGGAACACTTGAGTAAAACTATGCGCCTTAAGGGTCGTAAAAATGCCACAGTCACCACTTACTTTGTGGATGAATATGAAGGATTAGAAGAGTTAGGAAAACTGACTAACACGATTGATAAAAATGATAATTGGAAAATGGAAGCTTTACCTCCTATTTCTGAGCAAGAACGTCAGATGGTTTATCTAGAACAGAAGATAGTAGCCATCCACCAACACAATCAGAGAAAATTTGAGGAGATATTCCAGTTTGGTAAAACAAAGTGGACGTTTGTTTTAATTATCATTAACTTAATTGTGTTTTTTCTTATGGAGACACAAGGAAGTTCGACTAATAGTCTGCATTTAATTGACTGGGGCGCAAAATATAACTATGCAATATCCGAAGGGGAGATTTGGCGCTTCCTTACATCAATGTTTTTACACATTGGTATTTTCCATTTAATGATGAACATGATTGCATTGTATTTTCTCGGTGAAATAACTGAGAAGATTTATGGATCAAAAAGGTTTTTATTCATTTATTTTTTAGCTGGCTTTACAGGAGGAATAGCTAGTTATGCAACCAATGATGCTGTAGCTGCAGGAGCATCCGGTGCTATATTTGGGCTGTTTGGTGCACTCCTTTTCTTCGGCTTACATTATAAAGAACTGTTTTTTCAAACAATGGGAAGAAGCCTTTTAATAATAATTGGAATAAATATTGTGTTCGGGCTTGCCGTTCCTCAGATCGACAATGGTGCCCATATTGGTGGATTGATCGGTGGTTTTATTGCTTCTCAAATAATTCATTTACCTAAGAAAACAGAAGGAACGAAGCAGGTAGTAGCGATAATAGGGCTAATCACCCTGATGAGTGCGATGTTCTTATATGGATCACAACAAACATCAGCCTCTGAAAATCCACAAACTATGGCAGCTATCGCTCAAGAGTACGTTGAGAGTGAAAGGTATGCAGAATTAATAGATTGGAGTACAGATCGAATAGATCAAGGAATAGAACATGAATTTGTATATTTTTATCGTGCAGTTGCTTATCTGGAAACCGATCGACTTGATGCAGCTGAGGATGATTTATTTCGTTCAATAGAAATTAATGAAGATTTTGCTGAGGCACATTATAATTTAAGCGTCATTTCTGAAAGGGAGAATGAAATTGGAATGGCATTAGAGCATGTGAGAAAGGCAATTGAACTACAACCTGCCAACGAGCAATTTAAACAGTACGAAAAGGAATTATCTCAAAAATCTACGAGTGGGTGA
- a CDS encoding superoxide dismutase: protein MSKFELPELPYAYDALEPHIDKETMNIHHTKHHNTYVTKLNAALEGHSDLQDKSLEELLQNLDSLPSDIQTPVRNNGGGHANHKFFWTILSPNGGGEPTGELAEKINQTFGSFDEFKEKFAAAGAGRFGSGWAWLVVKNGNLEITSTPNQDTPVMEGVTPILGLDVWEHAYYLKYQNRRPDYINAFWNVVNWDEVSKRYEDAK from the coding sequence ATGTCTAAATTTGAACTACCAGAATTACCTTACGCTTATGACGCACTAGAACCACACATCGATAAAGAAACGATGAACATTCACCACACGAAGCACCATAATACGTATGTGACTAAGCTGAATGCCGCATTAGAAGGGCACTCAGATTTACAAGACAAATCATTAGAAGAATTATTACAGAACTTGGATTCACTACCTAGTGATATTCAAACACCTGTAAGAAATAACGGTGGTGGCCACGCGAACCACAAATTCTTCTGGACAATTTTATCACCGAACGGTGGTGGAGAACCTACTGGAGAATTAGCTGAAAAGATTAATCAGACCTTCGGTAGCTTTGATGAATTCAAAGAGAAGTTCGCTGCTGCTGGTGCTGGCCGTTTCGGTTCAGGTTGGGCTTGGTTAGTAGTGAAGAATGGTAATCTTGAAATCACTTCTACTCCAAACCAAGACACTCCAGTTATGGAGGGTGTAACACCAATCCTTGGTCTTGACGTTTGGGAACATGCTTATTACCTTAAATATCAAAACCGTCGTCCAGACTATATCAATGCATTCTGGAACGTTGTGAACTGGGATGAAGTAAGCAAGCGTTATGAAGATGCAAAATAA
- the rpmG gene encoding 50S ribosomal protein L33, with product MRVQITLACTETGDRNYITSKNKRTNPDRLELKKYSPRLQKHTLHRETK from the coding sequence ATGCGTGTACAAATCACTTTAGCTTGTACAGAAACTGGCGATCGTAACTATATCACGTCAAAAAATAAACGTACAAACCCTGATCGTTTAGAATTGAAAAAATATAGCCCGAGACTACAAAAACATACGTTACATCGCGAAACGAAGTAA
- a CDS encoding MFS transporter — protein MFLSRLNDVSAYEKKNLLLLLAIGWLYTLGIYLSNIFVNVFLWKQTESLLLVSLYNLTIYATQVATFVLSGNWVKRIDRVLILRYGILMIAVFFMLVLSFGTAASSYYILLGIVLGCGYGLFWLSFNVLTFEVTEPYTRDFFNGSFGALQSLSGMIGPITAGWLITVLEGYQGYLTIFFISFLLFSCAVVCSMFMTRRNVDGRISFSHVIYETKRNKQWLLLISAHFFQGLREGIFLFLIGLIVFLVTQSEMTLGIYNMLYAAASFVVYQWIYKRFRSSHRPTMILISSLILFFSLFWFINSSTSIEFFIFAIVLGVTFPLFYAPLMSVSYDIIGQAHLAKEYRIEYIIMRDVFLNLGRVVSLLLFVSGLLIFGTEQFMIFAVIIFGLGYAIAGGMISFISKKKKEGI, from the coding sequence ATGTTTCTGAGTCGCCTTAATGATGTGAGTGCTTACGAAAAGAAAAATTTATTGTTATTGTTAGCAATCGGATGGTTATACACTTTAGGTATTTATTTGTCGAATATATTTGTAAATGTGTTCCTATGGAAGCAAACAGAAAGTTTATTACTGGTCAGCTTATATAACCTGACGATCTATGCTACACAAGTAGCTACATTTGTTTTATCGGGAAATTGGGTGAAACGTATTGATCGGGTATTAATATTAAGGTATGGCATTCTGATGATTGCTGTATTTTTTATGCTTGTGCTTTCATTTGGAACAGCTGCTTCCTCTTATTATATTCTTTTGGGAATTGTTTTAGGGTGTGGATACGGTCTGTTTTGGCTATCTTTTAATGTACTGACATTTGAAGTGACAGAGCCATACACTAGAGATTTCTTTAACGGATCCTTTGGAGCTCTTCAGTCACTCAGTGGCATGATTGGTCCCATAACTGCTGGTTGGTTGATAACTGTCTTAGAAGGGTATCAAGGATATTTAACAATTTTCTTCATTTCTTTCTTATTGTTTTCGTGCGCAGTTGTTTGTAGCATGTTCATGACAAGGAGAAATGTAGATGGAAGAATAAGTTTCAGTCATGTCATTTATGAGACAAAAAGGAACAAGCAGTGGCTATTGTTAATCAGTGCCCATTTTTTTCAAGGTCTTAGGGAAGGTATTTTTCTTTTCCTCATCGGGTTGATTGTCTTCTTGGTAACACAAAGTGAAATGACTTTGGGAATATACAATATGCTTTATGCAGCAGCATCTTTTGTGGTATATCAGTGGATTTACAAAAGGTTTCGTTCTTCCCATCGTCCAACCATGATACTAATTAGTTCATTAATTTTATTCTTCTCTCTATTCTGGTTCATCAACAGTTCAACGTCTATTGAATTTTTTATTTTTGCAATTGTTTTGGGAGTAACCTTCCCACTGTTTTATGCTCCATTGATGTCAGTCTCTTACGATATAATCGGTCAAGCACACTTGGCAAAAGAATACCGAATAGAATATATTATCATGCGCGATGTCTTTCTGAATTTGGGTAGAGTGGTCTCACTTCTTCTGTTCGTGTCAGGATTACTTATATTCGGCACTGAACAGTTTATGATATTCGCTGTGATCATTTTTGGGCTCGGTTATGCGATAGCTGGAGGCATGATTTCCTTTATATCGAAAAAGAAAAAAGAAGGAATTTGA